In the Desulfuromonas sp. DDH964 genome, CGAAGAGTTCCGCATCCTCGAGCAGGGGCGTTTTGCCGACAACTCCGGGCCCCTTTACCTACGCTTCAAGGGGGCCGCCGCGTTGCGTCCCCGGCAGCTGGCGGTCCTCGAGGCGCTGCTGCAGTGGCGCGACGCCGAGGCCTGCAAGCGCGACCGGCCCCTCTATAAGGTGGTCGGCAACAAGCCGCTGCTGGCCATCGCCCAGGCGCCGCCGCAGAACCTGCAGGGGCTTGTTGCCGTCGAGGGAATATCGCCGCGCCAGGTCGATCGTTACGGCAAGGCGCTGCTCGGGGCGATCGAGTCCGGGTTGGCGGTTGCGGAGCAGGATCTGCCGAGCATGCCCCGTGGCGAGCGCCGGGTGCGCGACCCCGAAGTGGATGCGCGTCTCGCCGGACTGAAGAAGTGGCGCGAGGCCAAGGCCACGGCGCTGGAGATCGACCCCGGGGTGTTGATCAACAATACCCTCCTTGAGGAGCTGGCGCGGCGCCAGCCCCGGAAGGAGGCCGAGCTGGCAACGATTCCCGGCCTCAAACAGTGGCAGCGGCGCGAACTGGGCGCCGATATTCTCGCCCAGCTGGCGCCCTGAACCCGACATCGAGTTTCCCAAGTATTTGTAATTACAGACATCTGAATCGACATCTGGCGGCACGCCACCAGATGTCCGCTGGCGGCGCGGATCATTCCGACTATCATGGCAACAAACGCACCACTTGCCTTGAAAGGAGGTTCACCATGATCCGCATCCTCATCTCCAGTGCTTCCCTGCTCCTCTGCGTCCTGCTGCTGACCCCGACCCCCGGCCAGGCTGCCGGCCATGCCGGTACCACCTTTACCGTCGCCGTTCATGGTGACTCTGCATACCCGGTCGCCCACCGGGAAGGGGACCGCCGCGAGGTTGCCCGGGATCATTACCGCGACCGGGATGGCTGCCGCCACCAGGAAGAGCGTCATGACCGGCGGCGGGATCACCGGGACTGGCGAAATGATCGTCGCCAGGACGCTCGCCAGGACCGCCACCGCGCTGCCCCGCCCCGTTACGCCTATCGCGAGCAGCGCACCGTGGTGCTGCTGCCGCCCCCCTTCCTGTTGCTCCCTCCCTTCTGGCGTTAGCCGCTACAGCTGCCTTTCCCCGGGGCGGGGCCGGTTGCGACCGGCCCCGCCCCGCCTTTTTCGCCCCACCGCGATTGCAGCGGGGCGCGTTTTGGCCGATACTTAAACCCATGCACCGACTCCTCGCCTTCTCTCCCCACGAACGGGTTCTGGCCGGCCTGCTCAAGGAACGCCTCGAGCAGGAGGGGATTGCCTGTCTGCTGCGCAATGAAGAGCTCTTTGCCGCCATGGGGGAGTTGCCCTTTTTGGAGCTGCGGCCGGAACTCTGGGTGGTCGACGCCGAAGTTCTGCCGCGCGCCCGGCTTCTCATCGAGGCCTGGCTCCATCCGGTCAGGACGGAACGACCCTGGTGCTGTCCCGGTTGCGGCGAGGTGCTGGAAGGGCAGTTCGGGGGGTGCTGGAAGTGCGGCCGGGCCCGGGAAGAGGCGGATGCCGGTACCTGATAAGGAGCTTTCCATGAATAATCGGACCCTGGGGCGCAACCAGTTCGCCAGCGACAATTATGCCGGTATCTGCCCGGAAGCCTGGGCGGCGATGGCGGCGGCCAACAGCGGCTATGCCCCTTCCTACGGCGCCGACCCCTGGACCGAACGGGCCTGTGACCGCTTGCGGGAGTTTTTCGACAGCGACTGCCAGGTCTTCTTCGTCTTCAACGGCACCGCGGCCAACTCCCTCGCCCTCTCCAGCCTCTGCCGCTCCTACCACAGCATTATCTGCCATGAGCTCGCCCACATCGAAACCGATGAGTGCGGCGCGCCGGAGTTCTTCAGCAACGGCAACAAGCTGCTGCTGGTCCCCGGAGCCCACGGCAAGGTCGATCTGGAGGCGGTCGAGCATACCGTGTTGCGACGCAGCGATATTCACTACCCCAAGCCGCAGGTGCTGAGTATCAGCCAGGCGACCGAGCTCGGGACCCTCTACAGCACGGAGGAGCTGACGGCGGTGGGGGAGACCTGCCGCCGGCTCGGCCTGCGGCTGCATATGGATGGCGCCCGCTTCGCCAACGCGTTGGCTGCCACCGGCGCGGCCCCGGCCGACCTCTCCTGGCGGGCGGGGGTCGATGTTCTCTCCTTCGGCGGCGCCAAGTGCGGCATGGCGGTGGGGGAGGCGGTGGTCTTTTTCGACCGGGACC is a window encoding:
- a CDS encoding ribonuclease D, with product MPAPILTESSAVAAFAAELAHFDSIAVDLEADSMHCYREKVCLLQFTTPERTVLVDPLAGGDLAPLGPVLADPAIRKLFHAADYDIRCLHRDFGFVVSGLFDTMIACQFLGEEKVGLADILGKYFGVELDKQYQRADWAVRPLSTEMIRYAAEDTRHLHKLAALLEEKLRQKGRLEWVAEEFRILEQGRFADNSGPLYLRFKGAAALRPRQLAVLEALLQWRDAEACKRDRPLYKVVGNKPLLAIAQAPPQNLQGLVAVEGISPRQVDRYGKALLGAIESGLAVAEQDLPSMPRGERRVRDPEVDARLAGLKKWREAKATALEIDPGVLINNTLLEELARRQPRKEAELATIPGLKQWQRRELGADILAQLAP
- a CDS encoding putative signal transducing protein yields the protein MHRLLAFSPHERVLAGLLKERLEQEGIACLLRNEELFAAMGELPFLELRPELWVVDAEVLPRARLLIEAWLHPVRTERPWCCPGCGEVLEGQFGGCWKCGRAREEADAGT
- a CDS encoding threonine aldolase family protein, whose protein sequence is MNNRTLGRNQFASDNYAGICPEAWAAMAAANSGYAPSYGADPWTERACDRLREFFDSDCQVFFVFNGTAANSLALSSLCRSYHSIICHELAHIETDECGAPEFFSNGNKLLLVPGAHGKVDLEAVEHTVLRRSDIHYPKPQVLSISQATELGTLYSTEELTAVGETCRRLGLRLHMDGARFANALAATGAAPADLSWRAGVDVLSFGGAKCGMAVGEAVVFFDRDLAVEFDYRCKQAGQLASKMRFLAAPWIGLLEEGALLRHAGHANAMARQLAERLTAISGVTVVHPCQANAVFVSLDQALIDGLRERGWQFYTFIGSGQARFMCSWSTCVEDLDALAADLQALAAG